A genome region from Myxococcales bacterium includes the following:
- a CDS encoding helix-turn-helix transcriptional regulator yields the protein MQLNLKSFLKKQRKVMNLTQEELALKAGVGLCFVRSMEQGKKSLRMDKVNQVLSLFGCEMAPIDSKSVEAE from the coding sequence ATGCAGCTCAACTTAAAAAGTTTTCTAAAAAAACAAAGGAAGGTAATGAATCTCACACAGGAGGAGCTGGCCCTAAAGGCCGGAGTAGGTCTCTGTTTTGTCCGCAGCATGGAGCAAGGGAAAAAATCCCTCCGCATGGATAAGGTCAATCAAGTACTTTCCCTTTTCGGTTGTGAAATGGCGCCGATCGACAGCAAATCTGTGGAGGCGGAATGA
- a CDS encoding phosphatidylinositol kinase: MTRKANVFYSDILAGYLVEDSEGYKFFYDKKYISEIDAKAVSLTLPISEGIYNSKTLFPFFDGLIPEGWLLEISVDLWKLDPRDRMGLLLACCKDCIGAVSLEAANE; this comes from the coding sequence ATGACCAGAAAAGCAAATGTATTCTATTCAGATATTCTAGCAGGATACCTCGTAGAGGATTCAGAGGGATATAAATTTTTCTATGACAAAAAATATATCTCGGAAATCGACGCAAAGGCGGTCAGCCTCACTCTTCCTATATCGGAAGGGATCTACAATTCGAAAACTCTCTTCCCCTTTTTCGACGGTCTGATTCCGGAGGGGTGGCTGCTAGAAATATCGGTCGATCTCTGGAAACTCGACCCGAGGGACAGAATGGGACTTCTCCTTGCTTGTTGCAAAGACTGCATCGGAGCTGTATCGCTGGAGGCGGCAAATGAGTAA
- a CDS encoding radical SAM protein, which translates to MKIISESGDKNLAEVFVAKFRGDEKFLAEFVDAKDPTMPRNKKWVMILSTQFGCPVKCPMCDSGGNYHGDLSADEILSQVRHILSRYPDEFANSCEKLKIQFARMGEPALNNSVLEALRALPSLVAPKLMIPCVATTAPAASKRWFEELLEIKNELYSEHLFQIQFSINSTDPAQRDHMMPIAKMSFDEISKFGKRFVRRGERKAALNFTTVKGLDYDADVIARHFSPEHFCVKMTPLNPTESADEAGLRSSFEEIAEPFAEKLTGHGFDVILSIGDLKENEIGSNCGQSVRRLHKSI; encoded by the coding sequence AAAAATTTCTCGCGGAGTTCGTGGACGCCAAGGACCCGACGATGCCGCGCAACAAAAAATGGGTCATGATATTATCGACACAGTTCGGCTGTCCGGTGAAATGCCCTATGTGCGATTCCGGCGGAAATTATCATGGGGATCTCTCCGCCGATGAAATTCTCTCCCAGGTTCGCCACATCCTGTCGAGATACCCGGATGAGTTCGCAAATTCTTGCGAAAAGCTCAAAATACAGTTCGCTAGAATGGGGGAACCGGCGCTAAACAACTCCGTGCTAGAAGCGCTGCGAGCACTCCCCTCCCTTGTTGCGCCGAAGTTGATGATCCCGTGCGTCGCCACGACCGCCCCCGCCGCGTCGAAGAGGTGGTTCGAAGAATTGCTGGAAATAAAAAATGAGCTTTATTCAGAACATCTCTTCCAAATACAGTTCTCGATAAATTCAACCGATCCCGCGCAAAGGGACCATATGATGCCGATAGCCAAGATGTCTTTCGACGAAATATCGAAATTCGGTAAGCGGTTCGTAAGAAGGGGAGAAAGAAAGGCAGCGCTCAACTTCACCACGGTAAAGGGACTCGATTATGACGCCGATGTCATAGCCAGACATTTCTCCCCTGAACACTTCTGCGTAAAGATGACGCCGCTAAACCCTACCGAATCGGCCGATGAGGCAGGGCTTAGATCTTCTTTCGAAGAGATAGCCGAGCCTTTCGCGGAGAAGCTCACAGGGCACGGATTCGATGTCATACTTAGCATCGGAGATCTCAAGGAAAACGAGATCGGCTCGAACTGCGGCCAATCGGTGCGCAGGCTTCATAAATCCATATAA
- a CDS encoding purine permease: MSTDSSNSGNNEGLIFGLNDRPNLRQSLFAALQHLLAIYLPIITPPLLLALAMGLDPKTTQYLIGASLLVSGVATFIQVRKVGPIGSGILSIQGTSFSFVPPLIAAGKAGGLPMVFGLTIAGSFIEIFISRFHGAIRRAISPLVSGIVVTLIGLTLIGVAVEQCAGGAQAKALGEFGSPTNLTVAASVILTIIIFNNFKNIYLRMGAITFGLVVGYIVSFAFGTVDFSSGTDAGSIIAPLPLKFGLSFDISLFVPVALIYVITVMETIGDLTATSVVSGEPVEGDLYYKRISGGVLGDGINSLIAGLFGSMPNTTFSQNNGIIQLTGIASRKVGYFIAGMLALLGLCPFTSAIFSAMPAPVLGGATLLMFGTVAAVGIRIISLTKIDARSTMIMAISFGCGIGVVMHPEGLSALPPFIAEMFSSGIASGGIAAIVANLVLPRRGTRTHSA, translated from the coding sequence ATGTCAACGGACAGCTCAAATTCAGGCAACAATGAAGGGTTGATATTCGGGCTTAACGACCGGCCAAACCTTCGCCAGTCGCTATTTGCGGCGCTGCAGCATCTGCTCGCAATATATCTTCCGATAATAACGCCGCCCCTTCTGCTTGCGCTGGCCATGGGGCTCGACCCCAAAACGACTCAATATCTCATCGGGGCCTCACTCCTCGTTTCGGGGGTAGCCACATTCATACAGGTCAGAAAAGTCGGACCGATAGGTTCTGGAATCCTAAGCATACAGGGAACGAGTTTCTCCTTCGTACCGCCGCTTATCGCAGCGGGAAAGGCCGGCGGACTACCGATGGTATTCGGCCTCACGATAGCCGGATCATTCATAGAAATTTTTATAAGCAGATTTCACGGCGCGATACGCAGGGCGATTTCGCCACTCGTAAGCGGGATAGTGGTAACGCTAATAGGCCTCACCCTCATCGGCGTCGCCGTCGAGCAGTGCGCGGGAGGAGCGCAAGCAAAGGCCCTAGGGGAATTCGGCAGCCCGACAAATCTCACAGTTGCCGCATCTGTGATTCTGACGATAATCATCTTCAACAATTTCAAAAATATCTACCTGAGGATGGGGGCGATAACATTTGGGCTCGTCGTTGGATACATCGTTTCATTCGCGTTTGGAACGGTCGACTTCTCTTCAGGCACCGACGCGGGCTCAATAATAGCTCCATTGCCGCTGAAATTCGGCCTTTCTTTTGACATCTCGCTATTTGTCCCGGTGGCTCTCATATACGTTATCACGGTCATGGAAACGATCGGAGACCTGACCGCCACCTCCGTCGTATCTGGCGAGCCGGTGGAGGGAGACCTCTACTACAAGCGCATATCCGGCGGAGTTCTCGGCGATGGAATAAATTCCCTCATCGCAGGCCTTTTCGGATCGATGCCCAATACGACATTTTCGCAGAATAACGGAATCATACAGCTAACCGGAATCGCGAGCAGAAAGGTGGGCTATTTCATAGCGGGGATGCTGGCACTTCTCGGCCTCTGCCCATTTACCTCGGCGATATTTTCGGCAATGCCGGCCCCGGTTCTTGGTGGAGCGACGCTTCTCATGTTCGGAACGGTGGCAGCCGTGGGAATAAGAATCATCTCGCTCACCAAAATCGATGCGCGATCGACGATGATCATGGCGATATCCTTCGGATGCGGGATCGGGGTTGTCATGCACCCAGAGGGGCTTTCCGCACTGCCTCCATTCATAGCAGAAATGTTTTCATCTGGAATAGCATCGGGGGGAATCGCCGCGATCGTAGCGAATTTAGTTCTGCCTCGTCGGGGGACGCGTACTCACTCCGCGTGA
- a CDS encoding HipA domain-containing protein, whose amino-acid sequence MSKCLICYEDVKNADYHEKCAKRFFQTHSVPLLPYKIEELKEIAKNEIRESCANITGVQKKISLGVRKSKKERRLTFTNVWGRFILKPPADRYPEMPQVEHLSMMLAEAANIQVVPYALIRLASGELAYISRRIDRPKDGGKLHMEDMCQLTERLTEDKYKGSMENIAKAIRQYSSAPMLDIVRFFELAIHSFLIGNADMHLKNFSLIMKDPEKFFLSPAYDLLSTRLLIPESVDSEEMALPICGKKKKLSGNDFYIFGENINLNKIQIKNAINLFLDRLEIFYEIIDKSFLTDDMKNEFKGLIKSRALRLRHS is encoded by the coding sequence ATGAGTAAGTGCCTTATATGCTACGAAGACGTGAAGAACGCCGATTACCATGAAAAATGCGCAAAGCGTTTTTTTCAAACGCATTCCGTTCCACTGCTCCCCTATAAAATTGAAGAGCTGAAAGAAATTGCAAAAAATGAAATAAGGGAAAGCTGTGCAAATATCACCGGAGTTCAGAAAAAGATTTCGTTGGGCGTGAGGAAAAGTAAAAAAGAGAGACGTTTGACCTTTACGAACGTCTGGGGACGTTTCATTTTAAAACCTCCTGCCGACAGATATCCCGAAATGCCCCAAGTTGAGCACCTCTCGATGATGCTTGCCGAGGCTGCAAACATACAAGTTGTCCCCTACGCACTCATAAGGCTGGCTTCAGGAGAACTCGCGTATATTTCAAGACGAATAGACAGACCCAAAGACGGCGGAAAGCTTCACATGGAAGATATGTGTCAATTGACCGAACGATTGACGGAAGACAAGTACAAGGGCTCTATGGAAAATATTGCAAAGGCAATTAGACAATATTCTTCCGCGCCGATGCTGGACATTGTTAGATTTTTTGAACTAGCCATCCATTCTTTCTTGATAGGCAACGCCGACATGCATCTTAAAAATTTTTCACTTATCATGAAAGATCCCGAGAAATTCTTCCTCTCCCCCGCATACGATCTGCTATCAACTAGGCTCTTGATCCCCGAGTCAGTAGATTCGGAGGAAATGGCGCTTCCCATATGCGGAAAAAAGAAAAAACTCAGCGGTAATGATTTTTATATTTTCGGCGAAAACATAAATCTCAACAAAATCCAGATCAAAAATGCGATTAATCTTTTTTTGGACAGACTGGAGATATTCTACGAAATCATAGATAAATCATTTCTCACCGACGATATGAAAAATGAATTTAAGGGGCTTATTAAATCCAGAGCTCTAAGGTTGCGACACTCTTAA